A region from the Linepithema humile isolate Giens D197 chromosome 1, Lhum_UNIL_v1.0, whole genome shotgun sequence genome encodes:
- the LOC105679687 gene encoding uncharacterized protein: MKTVCWLLQLLLLIATFAQSSSLSESNSLSFNEDLTTSRIISRKVEGLSEPQKELEELKALLKQSLVSSESGNDTVNATSQRPCQCTGGICGCCSRILYDTWKQKACVNITYDPDEFSFTANIMMNDRVLYTRTVSGKNPRPICVPVPRIPIVRACVRFYNIYFQGRNIHLCVNMEGKYQDTVLFKVSLDCLRFGSNGLALLKPEDGGGLGQVELFPEDLNDENDYEDEDDDDDDDDDDDDDLF; the protein is encoded by the exons ATGAAGACCGTTTGCTGGCTGTTACAGTTGTTGCTTCTGATCGCCACCTTTGCGCAATCGAGTTCGCTATCAGAATCGAATTCGCTGTCATTCAATGAAGATCTTACGACAAGCAGAATCATTAGCAGAAAGGTCGAAGGACTTTCTGAACCGCAGAAAGAATTGGAAGAATTAAAGGCGCTGTTGAAGCAATCATTGGTTTCGTCCGAATCGGGAAATGACACGGTTAACGCGACTAGCCAGAGACCTTGTCAATGCACCGGTGGTATTTGTGGATGCTGCTCGAGAATCTTGTACGACACGTGGAAGCAAAAGGCTTGTGTGAACATCACATATGATCCTGACGAGTTCAGTTTTACCGCCAACATAATGATGAATGACAGAGTCCTTTATACGAGAACTGTTTCTG GCAAGAATCCTAGGCCAATATGTGTTCCTGTTCCAAGGATACCAATCGTCAGAGCATGCGTtagattttacaatatatacttTCAAGGCAGAAATATTCATTTGTGTGTCAATATGGAGGGAAAGTATCAAGATACCGTATTGTTTAAg GTTAGTTTAGACTGTCTTAGATTCGGTTCGAACGGATTAGCCCTCCTAAAGCCGGAAGACGGAGGTGGTTTAGGTCAAGTAGAATTATTTCCAGAAGATTTGAATGATGAAAATGATTACGAGGACGAAGAtgatgacgacgatgacgatgacgatgatgatgatgatttgttctaa
- the LOC105679905 gene encoding tRNA (cytidine(32)/guanosine(34)-2'-O)-methyltransferase-like, whose product MGKTSKDKRDIYYRKAKEEGWRARSAFKLLQIDTECHIFDGVSKAVDLCAAPGSWSQVLARKLNENYKRALENFGGDASPPKIVAVDLQAMAPLEGVIQLQGDITNTKTAEQIIAHFDNTQADLVVCDGAPDVTGLHDMDIFIQSQLLLAALNITTHILRPGGTFVAKIFRAKDVSFLYAQLRIFFPYVYCTKPSSSRNSSIEAFVVCKDYSPPKGYKPHMLNPLLTHEPCNFEKLTDVNKIIVPFVVCGDLSQPDSDTCYPLNYEGKNYVYHEPVQTPIAPPYAEALSLLENGKKSGDSAFVFDHHVDFSEIVNIESKHGAMFEKKKKMLSSALKNEISAITKASHDQDKEDEATDTLKNLYMSEENNDTDNN is encoded by the exons atgGGAAAAACCTCAAAGGATAAACGCGATATATATTACAGAAAAGCGAAGGAGGAAGGATGGCGAGCTCGAAGTGCTTTCAAATTACTTCAAATCGATACTGAATGTCACATTTTTGACG GAGTGTCCAAAGCAGTGGATTTATGTGCTGCACCTGGAAGCTGGAGTCAGGTCTTAGCTCGTAAGCTAAA TGAAAACTATAAGAGAGCTTTAGAAAATTTTGGAGGTGATGCATCTCCTCCAAAAATTGTGGCAGTTGACTTGCAAGCAATGGCACCCTTGGAAGGAGTTATTCAATTGCAAGGTGATATTACCAACACCAAGACGGCAGAACAAATTATTGCACATTTTGATAATACTCAAGCAGACTTGGTAGTGTGTGATGGAGCACCTGATG TGACTGGTCTGCACGATATGGATATATTCATCCAATCACAGCTATTATTAGCTGCTCTGAACATAACTACACACATCTTAAGACCTGGTGGGACATTTGTGGCGAAAATCTTTCGTGCTAAAGATGTGTCATTTTTGTATGCTCAATTAAGGATATTTTTTCCTTATGTTTATTGCACAAAACCTAGCAGTTCTCGTAACTCAAGTATTGAAGCATTTGTAGTCTGTAAGGACTATTCGCCACCAAAAGGTTATAAGCCACACATGCTGAATCCTTTGCTAACACATGAACCATGCAACTTTGAAAAACTGACAGATGTTAATAAGATTATTGTCCCATTTGTCGTTTGTGGGGATCTAAGTCAGCCTGATTCAGACACATGCTATCCATTGAAT tATGAAGGAAAAAATTACGTATATCATGAACCAGTACAAACACCCATAGCACCTCCTTATGCAGAAGCTTTGTCTCTGTtggaaaatggaaaaaaatctgGAGATAGCGCTTTCGTTTTTGATCATCACGTCGACTTTAGTGAGATTGTCAATATAGAATCAAAACATGGTGCAATgttcgaaaaaaagaaaaagatgctTTCTAGTGCCCTCAAGAATGAGATAAGTGCAATCACGAAGGCTTCACACGATCAGGATAAGGAGGATGAAGCAACCGATACattaaaaaacttgtacatGTCTGAAGAAAATAACGATACAGATAACAACTGa
- the LOC105679670 gene encoding uncharacterized protein has translation MNLCNISALIWIWLCLVDESIAINKSIAVSRGFFIYRTISITQRSCNCPMSFSCTCCQSVIILYTRKEKNLCVNFTYQRNGLNVDVALSSDTISTRTVTNYRAFQFCVYVPGCLFSTACINILELNQFPRSITICLRLDIYAKKQLWQINYDCLSVSTELPMMSANNVTEVSSVEPSMTENGRMGQPLMTRSTTEMTANDMITQTTGISSTESSEITEAPRGSAEMLEMTVD, from the exons ATGAATTTGTGTAACATCAGTGCTCTTATCTGGATATGGTTGTGTCTTGTGGACGAATCGATCGCTATAAATAAAA GCATTGCCGTATCAAgaggattttttatttatagaacgATCTCGATTACTCAACGATCATGTAATTGTCCAATGTCTTTCTCTTGCACTTGTTGCCAAAgcgtgattattttatatactagaaaagagaaaaatc TGTGTGTAAATTTCACGTATCAGAGGAATGGATTAAATGTAGATGTTGCATTGAGTTCAGACACAATCAGTACCAGGACAGTAACAA ATTACAGAGCATTCCAATTTTGCGTGTACGTTCCCGGTTGCCTTTTTTCGACGGCATGTATCAATATCTTGGAACTTAATCAGTTTCCTAg ATCCATCACAATTTGTCTTCGTTTAGATATTTATGCGAAGAAACAACTTTGGCAGATTAATTATGATTGTCTAAGCGTATCAACGGAGCTACCTATGATGTCGGCAAATAATGTGACAGAAGTGTCGAGCGTAGAACCGTCTATGACAGAAAACGGGCGAATGGGACAGCCATTGATGACAAGATCAACGACAGAAATGACAGCAAATGATATGATAACGCAAACGACAGGAATAAGTAGCACGGAAAGTAGCGAAATTACAGAAGCGCCGAGAGGATCGGCCGAGATGTTGGAAATGACTGttgattaa
- the LOC105679665 gene encoding probable U3 small nucleolar RNA-associated protein 11 produces MSSWKRTAKMSQKTHRERHQPEARKHLGLLEKKKDFIARARDFQEKQATLKLLRKRALNKNPDEFHFHMINSQIVNGVHREKDKEDQHTPQQIKLLETQDVRYVAYKRNIEAKKIDKLQSQLHMMDTIDETPNKHIFFLDDDTEVKNFNLAKKLDTHPAFLSRRTNRPKLSMIKNLKLPELDDKSVAKLEQKKHMVYKELEKRIDRERELTVVQQKLEVRRLLKDTQGKKPKLVKPGSKSTAPIYKWKFERKR; encoded by the coding sequence ATGTCCTCGTGGAAGAGAACTGCAAAAATGAGCCAGAAGACTCATCGGGAACGTCATCAACCGGAGGCTCGAAAACATCTGGGtctattagaaaaaaagaaggattTCATCGCGAGGGCCAGAGACTTTCAAGAGAAGCAGGCAACGCTCAAACTCTTGAGGAAACGTGCGCTGAATAAAAATCCAGATGAGTTTCATTTTCACATGATTAATTCCCAAATAGTGAATGGCGTTCatagagagaaagacaaaGAGGACCAGCACACGCCTCAGCAAATCAAACTGTTGGAAACGCAAGATGTGAGATATGTAGCATACAAGAGAAACATTGAAGCAAAGAAGATAGATAAGCTACAGAGCCAGTTGCACATGATGGACACGATAGACGAGACACCAaacaaacacattttttttctagatgATGATACAGAAGTGAAAAACTTCAACCTTGCCAAAAAACTTGACACACATCCAGCGTTTTTGTCCAGACGTACCAATCGACCAAAGTTGAGCAtgattaaaaatctaaaactGCCGGAATTAGATGACAAGTCTGTCGCTAAGCTCGAGCAGAAAAAACATATGGTTTATAAGGAACTGGAAAAAAGAATCGACAGGGAGCGAGAGTTGACAGTTGTACAACAGAAACTGGAAGTGCGCAGGCTATTGAAGGACACACAAGGCAAGAAACCAAAATTAGTAAAACCTGGCTCAAAAAGTACTGCTCCTATTTATAAATGGAAGTTTGAGAGAAAGCGGTAA
- the LOC105679686 gene encoding uncharacterized protein, producing MLSKWFCISLLILIVQDAVANANYIGATIYDMVYYNPNTQLALMAEIEDGRIPFGTSRIGYRGMSCNCNNLTCGCCTGINIMAIKLNNHVCTNFTYHPEDFAISAKFIMNERVILNRNLSAKNPPPFCLPFSVPFVSFCVRFYDIYTSGKNLHTCVDFETHVVMWPILTLHFDCVKIGTDGVSWMKPQNGSNVLQTSTTEVSAPEVYDEVAFETESVPLGSIQMSTVTPEEEASIGQLKL from the exons ATGCTATCCAAGTGGTTCTGCATCTCTCTCTTGATCCTGATAGTTCAGGATGCTGTCGCGAATGCTAATTATATCG GTGCCACCATTTATGATATGGTGTACTACAATCCGAACACACAATTAGCATTAATGGCTGAAATAGAAGATGGCCGTATCCCTTTTGGGACATCTAGAATTGGTTATCGTGGCATGTCATGCAATTGTAACAATCTTACGTGTGGCTGTTGCACTGGCATCAATATAATGGCTATCAAGCTCAACAATCATGTTTGCACCAATTTCACCTATCATCCCGAAGACTTCGCCATcagtgcaaaatttataatgaacGAAAGAGTAATCTTAAATAGAAATCTTTCTG ctaAAAATCCACCACCGTTCTGCTTGCCTTTCTCTGTTCCCTTCGTATCTTTCTGTGTACGCTTCTATGATATCTATACGTCTGGAAAAAATCTACACACGTGCGTAGATTTCGAAACGCATGTAGTAATGTGGCCGATATTGACTCTGCATTTTGATTGCGTAAAAATCGGCACGGATGGAGTCTCTTGGATGAAACCCCAAAACGGCAGCAACGTTCTCCAAACATCGACAACAGAAGTGAGTGCCCCGGAAGTGTATGACGAGGTAGCCTTTGAGACAGAGTCTGTCCCGCTTGGAAGCATTCAGATGTCGACTGTAACACCCGAAGAGGAAGCTAGCATCGGTCAATTAAagctgtaa
- the fs(1)Ya gene encoding uncharacterized protein fs(1)Ya → MWKNKIVIESSTFQFPKRNSVWQTERVCQFCKKVFCCKKCRDRHVDEVHPDLNVNCFLCASKALPLRQSEIEIFLEDEQLLCHIVNKHLPLHCQLCGDLVESKEDFKSFGACKWWFQYRNPLTSPVDFAPLEKKLKQCFLSDSDYNGSRFSTPSEIHRKTSTPRLVGQKASFEYQTPCTSNFSLKTHESQSTAFLSFSPHYLNEEITPFKAGKEQFLRSNSGRKLDIMEERDENYETEKIIANDSEISSTSDMDLTIPLSNSVQLIPSESDVVRKEPDKTPDIVKKVRFSDQHETLSELGSLTEEDDVFHDVCEMSRTQNAKNVENSKDANNMTENMMDTKDTKDNQAEDEKCLEKFLTDSQIKIAQDNMKNAQDENRIPESSNNASATNEQGSSGMMMIMLMENNSCRYNTDLVPLIDSGLKKLQEQLASMNCQLSSDTKKPLSATNLRRKSITKMEMRVSSVESNSANSAATITNHRQIISSSSSLMQNDENSNNGGFLSTVTQAMKSALRSFSILGMNIPTRTTEVIRRREIIEESLSPQESSTDASSINLASSMQSRPGKRTRDVSEASSKADSIALPLDVKSPLAKRQRGWYTMIKSRQPIRQMQKNRTVMSPRGVSAETQVFSQGSLTVGDTILPLPARAHQFIQTE, encoded by the exons ATGTGGAAAAACAAGATAGTTATTGAAAGCAGTACATTTCAATTTCCGAAGCGAAATTCTGTTTGGCAGACCGAAAGAGTTTGCCAGTTTTGTAAGAAGGTATTCTGCTGCAAAAAATGTCGCGATCGTCACGTGGACGAAGTGCATCCCGATCTGAACGTTAACTGTTTTTTATGTGCTTCTAAGGCATTGCCACTGCGACAGtctgaaattgaaatttttttagaagatGAGCAATTGTTGTGTCACATAGTTAATAAACATCTGCCGTTACATTGTCAGCTGTGTGGTGACTTAGTCGAATCTAAGGAAGATTTCAAGTCTTTTg gTGCATGCAAATGGTGGTTTCAATATCGAAATCCTTTGACATCGCCTGTGGACTTCGCACCTCTCGAGAAGAAGTTGAAGCAGTGTTTTTTGAGTGATAGCGACTATAACGGCAGCAGATTTTCCACGCCATCCGAAATCCATCGGAAAACTAGTACGCCGAGACTCGTTGGCCAGAAAGCCAGCTTCGAATACCAAACGCCCTGCACCTCGAATTTCAGCCTGAAGACGCACGAGTCGCAGAGCACCGCGTTTCTTAGTTTTTCCCCACACTATTTGAATGAGGAAATAACGCCCTTCAAAGCAGGCAAAGAGCAATTTCTTAGAAGCAACTCCGGTAGGAAGCTAGACATTATGGAAGAACGCGACGAGAATTACGAAACcgagaaaataattgcaaacgATAGCGAGATATCATCTACCTCAGATATGGATCTGACAATCCCTCTGAGCAACAGTGTGCAATTAATCCCGTCGGAGTCAGATGTTGTTCGCAAAGAACCGGACAAAACGCCGGACATCGTGAAGAAAGTGAGATTCTCCGATCAGCATGAAACTCTGTCGGAATTAGGAAGCCTGACCGAAGAGGATGATGTATTTCACGACGTTTGTGAAATGTCACGAACACAGAATGCGAAGAATGTCGAAAATTCGAAGGACGCAAACAATATGACGGAAAACATGATGGATACAAAAGATACAAAGGACAACCAAGCGGAAGATGAAAAGTGTCTAGAAAAATTCTTAACCGATTCACAAATCAAAATCGCTCAGGACAATATGAAAAACGCGCAAGACGAGAATCGAATTCCTGAGAGCAGTAACAATGCTTCGGCTACCAATGAACAAGGTTCCAGCgggatgatgatgataatgttGATGGAAAATAATTCGTGTAGATACAACACCGATCTGGTACCTCTGATCGATTCAGGTCTGAAGAAATTGCAGGAACAGCTTGCATCAATGAATTGTCAGTTGTCTTCGGATACGAAGAAGCCTTTAAGCGCTACTAATTTGCGCAGAAAGTCGATCACGAAGATGGAGATGAGGGTCTCATCTGTCGAGAGCAACTCTGCGAACAGCGCGGCGACCATAACGAATCATCGCCAGATCATATCGTCTTCTTCATCACTTATGCAGAACGATGAAAATAGTAACAATGGTGGATTTCTGTCGACTGTCACACAAGCAATGAAAAGCGCACTCAGGAGCTTCTCCA TTTTAGGCATGAATATTCCAACGAGAACGACAGAAGTTATCCGGCGACGAGAGATTATCGAAGAATCGTTATCACCTCAAGAATCGTCCACCGACGCCTCTTCCATCAACCTCGCGAGCAGCATGCAGAGTCGTCCTGGCAAACGGACCCGCGATGTCAGTGAGGCGTCTTCAAAAGCAGATTCGATCGCACTCCCACTAGATGTTAAAAGTCCTCTAGCAAAACGTCAGAGAGGATGGTACACGATGATCAAAAGCCGTCAGCCGATTAGACAAATGCAAAAAAACCGCACGGTGATGTCACCCAGAGGAGTGTCTGCAGAGACGCAAGTTTTTAGTCAAGGTTCTTTAACAGTGGGTGATACCATTTTACCACTTCCTGCAAGAGCACATCAATTTATACAAACTGAATaa